Proteins encoded by one window of Vitis riparia cultivar Riparia Gloire de Montpellier isolate 1030 chromosome 11, EGFV_Vit.rip_1.0, whole genome shotgun sequence:
- the LOC117925566 gene encoding probable glycosyltransferase At5g20260 has product MATLSSTPYIVFPVLLFLLLLSIFFLSPINQNPDLRFHPSSSSTPNHSQTKHQTPEASSFLGNVSTHGVPSTSTTTVEKMSPLERIEGGLARARAAIREAVRSSNYTSQKKENFIPRGAVYRNPYAFHQSYIEMEKRFKIWSYKEGDQPLVHGGPKNSIYGIEGQFMDEMESGDSHFMAGHPDEAHVFYIPISVTRIARYIYSPPVDYSSHMLQRLVTDYIYVVSDKYPYWNRSNGADHFLVSCHDWAPEISIVTPDLYKHFIRVLCNANTSERFQPIRDISLPEVNIPKGKLGPPHLDKPPNRRHILAFFAGRESGYMRTLLFRSWKENDDEVQVYEHLPSNRDYAKSMGDSKFCLCPSGWEVASPRVVEAIAAGCVPVIICDYYVLPFSEVLDWSKFSINITSDKIPEIKKILKAVPNERYLRMQKRVRQVQRHFVINRPAQPYDMLHMILHSVWLRRLNVRLRS; this is encoded by the exons atggCAACATTGAGTTCCACACCATATATAGTATTTCCtgttcttctctttcttcttcttctttccatCTTTTTTCTGTCACCCATAAATCAAAACCCTGATCTCCGCTTCCATCCATCGTCTTCTtcaactcccaatcattcacAGACCAAACACCAGACCCCAGAAGCGTCTTCGTTTCTGGGAAATGTTTCCACGCATGGGGTTCCCTCAACTTCCACTACCACTGTG GAAAAGATGAGTCCTTTGGAGAGAATTGAAGGTGGTCTGGCAAGAGCACGAGCGGCAATACGTGAAGCAGTTCGTTCAAGCAATTATACTtcacaaaagaaagaaaatttcatcCCTAGAGGAGCTGTTTACAGAAATCCATACGCATTTCATCA GAGTTACATAGAAATGGAGAAGAGATTCAAGATATGGAGCTACAAGGAGGGAGACCAACCCCTAGTTCATGGTGGGCCAAAAAATAGCATCTATGGCATTGAAGGGCAATTTATGGATGAGATGGAAAGTGGAGACAGCCACTTCATGGCGGGTCATCCTGATGAGGCTCATGTCTTTTACATCCCAATAAGTGTAACTCGCATTGCTCGCTATATCTACTCTCCTCCTGTTGACTACTCTAGTCACATGCTTCAACGATTGGTCACAGACTACATCTACGTTGTTTCAGATAAATATCCCTATTGGAATAGAAGTAATGGAGCTGACCATTTCCTAGTCTCTTGCCATGATTGG GCACCAGAGATTTCGATTGTAACCCCTGACCTCTACAAGCATTTCATCAGAGTTCTTTGCAATGCCAACACCTCCGAAAGGTTCCAGCCCATCAGAGACATCTCTTTGCCAGAAGTCAACATACCCAAAGGCAAGCTCGGCCCACCTCACCTCGACAAACCCCCTAACCGGCGTCACATCCTCGCCTTCTTCGCCGGCCGTGAATCCGGCTACATGCGAACCCTCCTGTTCAGGTCCTGGAAAGAAAATGATGACGAAGTCCAGGTGTACGAGCACCTTCCCAGCAATCGAGACTACGCTAAATCAATGGGTGACAGCAAGTTTTGTCTGTGTCCAAGTGGATGGGAAGTTGCCAGCCCCAGAGTAGTGGAAGCAATCGCTGCTGGGTGTGTGCCTGTAATCATCTGCGATTACTATGTGCTGCCGTTTAGTGAAGTTCTTGATTGGAGCAAGTTTTCCATAAATATCACTTCGGACAAGATACCAGAAATTAAGAAGATATTGAAAGCGGTTCCGAATGAGAGGTATTTGAGGATGCAAAAGAGGGTGAGGCAAGTGCAGAGGCATTTCGTAATAAACCGGCCGGCGCAGCCCTACGATATGCTTCATATGATTCTTCATTCGGTGTGGCTAAGGCGCCTTAATGTTAGGCTGCGGTCTTGA